The genomic interval ACGGTGTGTATTCTGTTCCTGTGAATTATGGTTTTAAACGCGGAGCAATATACATTCATTCTTCTAAAACCGGACGCAAAATATCTGCGCTGGCTTTAGGTGATGAAGTCGGCTTCAGCGTACTTGCTTCGCATGAGGTTAAGCCGCATGAAAAACCATGCAAGTGGGGATGCTCATTCAGCTCTGTAGTCGGATGCGGAGTCCCGCGCATTCTTGAAGATCGTGAAAAAATAGCTGCCCTTAATTTGATTATGAAGCAGTACAGTGATGAAAAATGGGAAATAGAACCAGCCGCTGCAAGTGCCATAGAAGTTGTTGAAATAATGATTACAACAGCTACTGCGCGGATAGTGGATAGGGAATAAACTCCGACTGAGAATATTCCCTTCCGTAAATTGTGGCAGCTGATCTGCTCAACCTGCCCATGCAAACTGGCTTTCTTCTTCCAAGCGAGCCTGACAGGATATGCAGAGGCGCGCAGTAGGATTGGCCTTGATTCTGGCGAGTCCAACTTCCTGTCCGCAATCATCACAGA from Desulfovibrio gilichinskyi carries:
- a CDS encoding pyridoxamine 5'-phosphate oxidase family protein — translated: MSEKMKPRKGFSSDEGVIEEVLRKGEVLHLALKDTDGVYSVPVNYGFKRGAIYIHSSKTGRKISALALGDEVGFSVLASHEVKPHEKPCKWGCSFSSVVGCGVPRILEDREKIAALNLIMKQYSDEKWEIEPAAASAIEVVEIMITTATARIVDRE